The Camelus bactrianus isolate YW-2024 breed Bactrian camel chromosome 12, ASM4877302v1, whole genome shotgun sequence genome includes a window with the following:
- the MTERF2 gene encoding transcription termination factor 2, mitochondrial yields the protein MLWKLLMRSQPCRLCSFRKMLSAPQYRPFLVSFTYTTDNQSNKENERTVEKLYKLSVDIRKIRRLKGWVLLEDETYVEEIANILQQLGAEETAIASILERCPEAIICSPTAINIQRELWQLVCKNEEELVRLIEQFPESFFTIKDQENQRLNVQFFKELGLKNVVISRFLTTASNIFHNPIEKNKQMIKILQESYLNLGGSEANMKVWLLKLLSQNPFILLNSSAAIKETLEFLQEQSFTNFEILQLLSKLKGFLFQLCPRSIQKSISFSKNAFKCTDHDLKQLILKCPALLYYSVPVLEERIQGLLKEGISIAQIRETPMVLELMPHIVQYRIRKLNSLGYRIRDGHLANLNGTKKEFEANFGKIQAKKGRPLFNPVAPLNIEE from the coding sequence ATGTTGTGGAAGTTGCTGATGAGATCCCAGCCCTGCAGGCTGTGTTCTTTCAGAAAGATGCTGTCAGCTCCACAATACAGACCTTTTCTAGTATCCTTCACCTATACAACTGATAATCAATCaaacaaggaaaatgaaaggaCAGTGGAAAAGCTCTATAAACTGTCAGTTGACATCAGGAAAATTCGAAGATTAAAAGGATGGGTACTTCTGGAGGATGAAACCTATGTTGAAgaaattgcaaatattttacaACAACTGGGTGCTGAAGAGACTGCCATAGCCAGTATCTTGGAACGCTGCCCAGAGGCAATTATTTGCAGTCCAACTGCTATTAACATCCAAAGAGAACTCTGGCAGTTGGTTTGCAAAAACGAGGAAGAGTTAGTTAGGTTAATAGAACAATTTCCAGAATCTTTCTTTACTATTAAAGACCAGGAAAATCAGAGGCTGAATGTTCAGTTCTTTAAAGAGTTGGGGCTCAAAAATGTGGTCATTAGCAGATTTTTGACAACTGCATCTAATATTTTTCATAATCCTATTGAGAAGaataagcaaatgataaaaattcttcAAGAGAGTTATCTAAATTTAGGTGGCTCTGAGGCCAACATGAAAGTTTGGCTACTGAAATTGTTAAGCCAAAAcccatttattttgttaaattcttCTGCAGCTATAAAGGAAACACTAGAATTTCTCCAGGAACAAAGTTTTACAAACTTTGAAATTCTTCAACTTCTGTCCAAACTCAAAggatttctttttcagctttgcCCAAGAAGTATACAGAAGAGTATTTCCTTctctaaaaatgcttttaaatgtaCTGATCATGACCTGAAGCAGTTAATTTTGAAATGTCCTGCCCTCTTATATTATTCTGTTCCAGTTTTGGAAGAGAGAATTCAGGGATTATTAAAAGAAGGAATTTCCATAGCTCAGATAAGAGAGACACCAATGGTTCTTGAATTAATGCCACATATAGTACAGTACaggataaggaaactgaattcCTTAGGCTATAGAATAAGGGATGGACATTTAGCAAACCTAAATGGAACAAAAAAAGAGTTTGAGGCCAACTTTGGTAAAATTCAGGCCAAAAAAGGAAGGCCATTATTTAACCCTGTGGCACCATTAAATATTGAAGAATAA